A single genomic interval of Penaeus chinensis breed Huanghai No. 1 chromosome 23, ASM1920278v2, whole genome shotgun sequence harbors:
- the LOC125037653 gene encoding uncharacterized protein LOC125037653, which produces MTCCGLHSAIPFGDQSAMGPQRALFLLLGLLLLGLLRPARLVAGDGEGWWYATSVAEDIVAAGQTVEFSQVPLVTCAAYAGHSSWAQLFCHRDGLCVLSEQAVVRDNSTGSGDLMPCWTKHPPSSCFPPFEDAGEAGCFYLPESKMTWFAGRDHCKSLGADLAVPTDFGAFRTYATNANLPQDVWLGIYDQEWLNGSRVARALWARGDPDGPPQDCGRKYNSVIADARCSETWYFLCEIK; this is translated from the exons ATGACTTGCTGTGGTCTTCACTCGGCCATTCCCTTCGGCGACCAGTCCGCCATGGGGCCCCAGCGAGCGCTGTTCCTCCTGCTCGGTCTCCTCCTGCTCGGTCTCCTCCGGCCAGCGCGCCTCGTCGCAGGCGATGGCGAGGGCTGGTGGTATGCAACCTCGGTGGCCGAGGACATCGTCGCTGCAGGACAGACTGTCGAGTTCTCGCAAGTTCCTCTAGTGACCTGCGCCGCCTACGCCGGCCACTCGAGCTGGGCGCAGCTCTTCTGCCACAGGGATGGCCTCTGCGTCCTCTCTGAGCAGGCGGTGGTCAGGGACAACAGCACCGGGAGCGGCGACCTGATGCCCTGCTGGACCAAGCACC CTCCTTCGTCATGCTTTCCTCCTTTCGAAGACGCCGGAGAAGCTGGATGCTTTTATCTGCCCGAAAGCAAGATGACATGGTTCGCCGGGCGCGACCACTGCAAATCCCTTGGCGCGGACCTCGCTGTGCCCACGGACTTCGGCGCCTTCCGGACTTACGCAACCAACGCAAATTTGCCTCAAG ACGTGTGGCTGGGCATCTACGACCAGGAATGGCTCAACGGCAGCCGCGTGGCCAGGGCGCTGTGGGCCCGTGGGGACCCCGACGGCCCGCCACAGGACTGCGGGAGGAAGTACAATTCGGTCATCGCGGATGCCAGGTGCAGCGAGACCTGGTATTTTCTGTGTGAGATTAAGTGA